One stretch of Natronobacterium gregoryi SP2 DNA includes these proteins:
- a CDS encoding DUF7839 domain-containing protein, which produces MVDVLDDKRTATRFRILVQIAERQPAVSQGEIAGEVGVTSQAVSEYIRELVDDGLVEKEGRSRYRVTKEGVDWLFQAAGDVRRFVNHVTEDVLGAVGEDAAIAADDVEEGDIVSLSVEDGLLHATPGNEGTATGVVTTDAEAGADVGVTSFEGVIDLEPGSVTVLQVPAVRSGGSRAADPEAVAKRCEEVDLVVATGVEAVVTCHKADIEPAVTFAVGDVAAAAAERGLEVVAVTTADATGRVTDTLRDTDVSYEVLEA; this is translated from the coding sequence ATGGTCGACGTCCTCGACGACAAGCGGACTGCGACGCGATTCCGAATCCTCGTCCAGATCGCCGAGCGCCAGCCCGCAGTGAGCCAGGGAGAAATCGCCGGGGAAGTCGGCGTCACGAGCCAAGCAGTCAGCGAGTACATCCGCGAACTCGTCGACGACGGACTCGTCGAGAAAGAGGGGCGGTCCCGCTATCGCGTCACCAAAGAGGGCGTCGACTGGCTCTTTCAGGCTGCAGGCGACGTTCGCCGGTTCGTCAACCACGTCACCGAAGACGTCCTCGGCGCGGTCGGCGAGGACGCCGCTATCGCGGCCGACGACGTCGAGGAAGGCGATATCGTCTCACTGTCCGTCGAGGACGGCCTCCTCCACGCGACCCCCGGCAACGAGGGAACCGCGACCGGCGTCGTGACGACCGACGCCGAGGCCGGAGCCGACGTCGGCGTCACCAGCTTCGAGGGCGTCATCGATCTGGAACCCGGCTCGGTGACCGTCCTCCAGGTACCCGCCGTCAGGAGCGGCGGAAGTCGCGCCGCCGATCCGGAGGCGGTCGCAAAACGGTGTGAAGAGGTCGATCTCGTCGTCGCCACGGGCGTCGAAGCCGTCGTCACCTGCCACAAGGCAGACATCGAACCGGCCGTCACGTTCGCCGTCGGCGATGTCGCCGCCGCGGCTGCCGAACGCGGTCTTGAGGTCGTCGCTGTCACGACGGCCGACGCCACCGGCCGAGTCACCGACACGCTACGGGACACCGACGTCTCCTACGAAGTGCTCGAAGCGTAG
- a CDS encoding flavin monoamine oxidase family protein: MNEIWDTEQYDVGIVGAGLAGLTAARELTGAGLDVVVLEARDRVGGRTIGGSLSTGDTIDRGAEWIGAEHDRVLELVEEFDLELCEQYGSGLDRVAVTGDVFDHGDRFQALPSESATELREAADRIESLRDGVPRETPHEVPDADAWDATTLESWKRETMETEVARQTFDAFVRAEFTVEPSEISLLYFLTAVNAAGGLEMASDSVSATQEYRLAGSTHQLSRGLAAELGDVVRLGEPVRRIDRRGDGVTLETDDGTYAVSNAVVAIPQPLVGNIDHEPPLPARRRGLGQRMPMGSVVKCIAAYEEPFWRSDGYSGSVLAADGVVSEVADGTLPNGDSGLLVAFIAGADALEWSDRPVSERRERVLAELERYVGPKAADPLEYVDEPWSTTRWSTGGYNAVMTPGTLTSCGAVLREPVDGVYWAGSETALEGRGFMEGAIRSGERVAVEIRE; encoded by the coding sequence ATGAACGAGATTTGGGACACGGAGCAGTACGATGTCGGGATCGTCGGTGCGGGGCTCGCTGGCTTGACGGCGGCACGGGAACTGACTGGGGCGGGACTGGACGTAGTCGTCCTCGAGGCCAGGGATCGCGTCGGCGGGCGTACGATCGGCGGATCGTTGTCGACCGGTGACACGATCGACCGCGGCGCGGAGTGGATCGGAGCGGAGCACGACCGTGTCCTCGAGTTAGTCGAGGAGTTCGATCTCGAACTCTGTGAGCAGTACGGTTCGGGGCTCGATCGAGTTGCCGTGACGGGCGACGTGTTCGATCACGGGGATCGGTTCCAGGCGCTCCCGTCTGAATCGGCTACGGAGCTGCGCGAGGCTGCCGACCGGATCGAGTCGCTCCGTGACGGCGTTCCCCGCGAGACGCCCCACGAGGTACCTGACGCCGATGCGTGGGACGCGACGACTCTCGAGTCTTGGAAGCGAGAGACGATGGAGACCGAGGTTGCACGCCAGACGTTCGACGCGTTCGTCCGCGCCGAATTCACCGTCGAGCCGAGCGAGATTTCGCTACTGTACTTTCTGACGGCCGTCAACGCCGCCGGCGGACTCGAGATGGCGTCCGATTCGGTCAGTGCCACACAGGAGTACCGGCTTGCCGGCAGCACTCACCAGCTCTCGAGGGGGTTGGCCGCGGAACTCGGTGACGTGGTCCGACTGGGCGAGCCGGTTCGGCGGATCGATCGGCGCGGCGACGGGGTAACGCTCGAGACGGACGACGGGACGTACGCGGTGTCGAACGCGGTCGTCGCCATCCCGCAGCCACTGGTCGGCAACATCGATCACGAACCGCCGCTGCCAGCCCGTCGTCGAGGACTGGGACAGCGGATGCCGATGGGGTCGGTTGTCAAGTGTATCGCCGCGTACGAGGAGCCGTTCTGGCGGAGTGACGGATATTCGGGATCGGTGCTGGCGGCAGACGGCGTTGTGTCCGAAGTCGCGGACGGGACGCTCCCCAACGGTGATAGCGGGCTTCTGGTGGCGTTTATCGCCGGTGCCGACGCACTCGAGTGGAGCGACCGACCGGTGTCCGAGCGTCGAGAACGGGTGCTGGCCGAACTCGAACGGTACGTCGGACCGAAGGCGGCAGACCCGCTCGAGTACGTCGACGAGCCGTGGTCGACGACGCGATGGTCGACGGGCGGGTACAACGCCGTGATGACGCCGGGAACGCTGACGTCTTGTGGTGCTGTGCTCCGCGAACCCGTCGACGGCGTCTACTGGGCCGGCTCGGAGACGGCACTCGAGGGACGTGGGTTCATGGAGGGAGCGATTCGATCGGGCGAACGAGTCGCGGTCGAGATACGCGAGTGA
- a CDS encoding proteasome assembly chaperone family protein — MDELEIDAVAEVQLDDPVLVEGLPGVGHVGKLAVDHLLEELEGESTLVRRLYSREFPPQVTVEDGISELTCAEIHAVSVPEGRDLLVLTGDHQAQTNDGHYLLTTAFLDVAEEFGASEAFALGGVPTGELIDEYAVVGAVGNESLRDDLEEVGVEFREDEPAGGIVGISGLLLGLGERRGFDVACLMGETSGYLVDPKSARAVLEVLEELLAFDLDYETLDERADEMEDVIGKIQEMEQQQQQQQMPTDDDLRYIG, encoded by the coding sequence ATGGACGAACTCGAGATCGACGCGGTTGCGGAGGTGCAACTGGACGATCCAGTGCTCGTCGAAGGGTTGCCCGGCGTCGGTCACGTCGGCAAGCTTGCGGTCGACCACTTACTCGAGGAACTCGAGGGGGAGAGCACGCTCGTTCGGCGGCTCTACTCTCGGGAGTTTCCGCCACAGGTCACCGTCGAAGACGGCATCTCGGAATTGACCTGTGCGGAGATCCACGCCGTCTCCGTTCCCGAGGGTCGTGACCTCTTGGTTCTGACTGGCGACCATCAGGCACAGACCAACGACGGTCACTACCTGTTGACGACGGCGTTTCTCGACGTGGCCGAGGAGTTCGGCGCGTCGGAGGCGTTCGCGCTCGGCGGCGTCCCGACCGGCGAGCTCATCGACGAGTACGCGGTCGTCGGTGCCGTCGGCAACGAGTCGTTGCGCGACGACCTCGAGGAGGTTGGCGTCGAGTTCCGCGAGGACGAACCGGCGGGCGGCATCGTGGGTATCTCAGGGCTCTTGCTCGGACTCGGTGAACGCCGTGGCTTCGACGTAGCCTGCCTGATGGGTGAGACCAGTGGCTATCTCGTCGATCCCAAGAGTGCGCGGGCGGTTCTCGAGGTTCTCGAGGAACTGCTCGCGTTCGACCTCGACTACGAGACTCTGGACGAGCGAGCCGACGAGATGGAAGACGTGATCGGGAAGATCCAGGAGATGGAACAGCAACAGCAACAACAGCAGATGCCGACGGACGACGACCTTCGGTACATCGGCTGA
- a CDS encoding RNA-protein complex protein Nop10, whose translation MKADIRVCSAWRERHDRPVYTLSSDCPECGADAENSAPAPFDPEDPYGEYRRSLKRRNR comes from the coding sequence ATGAAAGCAGACATCCGGGTGTGTTCGGCGTGGCGCGAGCGACACGACCGCCCGGTGTATACCCTTTCGTCTGACTGTCCAGAGTGTGGCGCTGACGCCGAGAACAGTGCGCCCGCGCCGTTCGACCCCGAAGACCCGTACGGCGAGTACCGACGGTCTCTTAAGCGTCGCAATCGCTGA
- a CDS encoding translation initiation factor IF-2 subunit alpha codes for MKYSGWPDPGTLVVGKIDEIEDFGVFVDLEEYEDKRGLIHISEVASGWIKNVRDHVREGQIVVCKVLDVDEESQQIDLSLKDVNDHQRSEKIQQWKNEQKADNWMELALGDDVDDETYTVVANELIAAHGGLYQGFKQAAIHGDEALEDADLESDVCDSIVETARENVSVPYVNVTGYVDLENPSPSGVDGIREALTAAGGNGDVPAEVDLEVSYVGAPEYRIKVQAPNYKTAESQLEESADRAIAAIENEGGEGEYHRERRTDEE; via the coding sequence ATGAAATACAGCGGCTGGCCCGATCCCGGCACGCTCGTCGTCGGGAAGATCGACGAGATAGAAGATTTCGGTGTCTTCGTCGATCTCGAGGAGTACGAGGACAAGCGCGGTCTCATCCACATCTCGGAGGTCGCCAGCGGATGGATCAAGAACGTCCGCGACCACGTCCGCGAGGGCCAGATCGTCGTCTGTAAGGTCTTAGACGTCGACGAGGAGTCCCAGCAGATCGACCTCTCGTTGAAAGACGTCAACGACCACCAGCGCTCCGAGAAGATCCAGCAGTGGAAAAACGAACAGAAGGCCGACAATTGGATGGAACTCGCGCTGGGCGACGACGTCGACGACGAGACGTACACGGTCGTCGCGAACGAACTGATCGCTGCTCACGGAGGTCTCTACCAGGGCTTCAAGCAGGCGGCGATCCACGGCGACGAAGCTCTCGAGGACGCCGACCTCGAATCCGACGTCTGTGATTCGATCGTCGAGACGGCTCGCGAGAATGTCTCGGTGCCGTACGTCAACGTCACCGGCTACGTTGACCTCGAGAATCCGTCGCCGTCTGGCGTCGACGGCATCCGTGAGGCGCTCACGGCAGCGGGGGGCAACGGTGACGTTCCGGCCGAGGTCGACCTCGAGGTCAGCTACGTCGGCGCACCCGAGTACCGCATCAAGGTGCAAGCGCCCAACTACAAGACCGCCGAGTCCCAACTCGAGGAAAGTGCGGATCGCGCTATCGCCGCGATCGAAAACGAGGGTGGCGAGGGCGAATACCACCGCGAGCGTCGCACTGACGAGGAATGA
- a CDS encoding 30S ribosomal protein S27e gives MSGNFYSVRCSDCENEQTVFGKASTEVACAVCGTTLARPTGGKAEIDHEIVETVESR, from the coding sequence ATGTCAGGAAATTTCTACAGTGTCCGATGCAGCGACTGTGAGAACGAACAGACCGTCTTCGGAAAAGCCTCTACGGAGGTCGCCTGTGCCGTCTGCGGGACGACGCTTGCCCGACCGACTGGTGGCAAAGCCGAGATCGACCACGAGATCGTAGAAACGGTCGAATCACGATGA
- a CDS encoding 50S ribosomal protein L44e: protein MQMPRRFNTYCPHCNEHHEHEVEKARTGRSSGMKWDARRTKRHTSSIGNSGRFSKVPAGEKPTKKTDLKYRCSECGKAHLREGWRTGRLEFQE from the coding sequence ATGCAGATGCCACGCCGATTCAATACGTACTGCCCGCACTGTAACGAACACCACGAACACGAAGTCGAGAAGGCCCGGACCGGCCGTTCCTCGGGAATGAAATGGGACGCTCGTCGTACCAAACGACACACCTCGAGCATCGGTAACTCCGGTCGGTTCTCGAAGGTGCCGGCTGGCGAGAAGCCCACCAAGAAGACCGACCTCAAGTACCGCTGCAGCGAGTGTGGCAAAGCCCACCTCCGCGAGGGATGGCGTACCGGCCGACTCGAGTTCCAGGAGTGA
- a CDS encoding HAH_0734 family protein: protein MKRLIIRGDPGIRKGAIVEHEGEELFCFGISRNGEWHGPETVQLWCTVGAESEFEDFEKQNYVPHFLDVERVDAEEVDVVRPSGDLAV from the coding sequence ATGAAACGGCTCATCATTCGCGGCGATCCCGGTATCCGAAAAGGAGCCATCGTCGAACACGAGGGGGAGGAACTGTTCTGTTTCGGGATCAGCCGCAACGGCGAGTGGCACGGCCCCGAGACGGTCCAGCTCTGGTGCACCGTCGGTGCGGAGTCCGAGTTCGAGGATTTCGAGAAACAGAACTACGTTCCGCACTTTCTCGACGTCGAGCGCGTCGACGCCGAAGAGGTCGACGTCGTTCGCCCCAGCGGCGACCTCGCGGTCTGA
- a CDS encoding GtrA family protein: MTDSLLEATRARARALVSVTRFGQFAGVGVVGATVDNGVLLVLVELAEMGFITAKGVAWVIAIAVIFGINEAWTFSTFGGTSLRALLERLSRSYTVRFSGFLVTLAVYTALIEFLAVWYLLANVIGIGVGFIVNYTFESLFTWKVHRE, encoded by the coding sequence ATGACTGATTCGCTCCTCGAAGCAACTCGGGCGCGCGCTCGAGCACTCGTCTCGGTCACCCGATTCGGTCAGTTCGCTGGCGTCGGCGTCGTCGGTGCGACAGTCGACAACGGCGTCTTGCTGGTACTGGTCGAGCTCGCCGAGATGGGGTTTATTACCGCGAAGGGCGTCGCCTGGGTGATCGCAATCGCGGTCATCTTCGGTATCAACGAAGCGTGGACGTTCTCGACGTTCGGCGGGACGTCTCTCCGGGCGTTGCTTGAGCGACTCTCGCGATCGTATACGGTTCGGTTCAGCGGGTTTCTCGTCACGCTCGCTGTGTATACGGCGTTGATCGAGTTCCTCGCTGTCTGGTATCTGCTTGCGAACGTGATCGGTATCGGCGTCGGCTTCATTGTCAATTACACTTTCGAGAGCCTCTTTACGTGGAAGGTTCACCGAGAGTAG
- a CDS encoding ABC transporter substrate-binding protein gives MASNNISNLNRRRILQGIAATGAVGLAGCLNGENGEADVDVDDALERNEVDIDAIQEGGRLEFALPRDSIDDYDWADSSAAEDSVVFDTVYDGLTTADSTGETHLWMAEEYEPAEANDVSVEDYAEYMVEMEPESVEDGVPSFDLDENNLVIMQHPDDEPEEGEPMRVLTRDEAADAVEDGTFGIRLEGRLHEGIEFHNGEEVTAENVVRSYDRFVGSVNEGQWFDSFLHATAPDGDDGYTFELYAQEADAAAYLELPPYIFPSEHFDVPAGDLDPRDDGDMVPVGTGPYEIAEFEEGSRLLLERTDNYWVEEVGLENIPWYDGPEDFPERPAIEEINIRFVDDSAGRSNALEDGDVDIAYELPSEARNNFHSSESFAVSANPAFGFKFMQFPVEDTDEGGAFAQREVRQAVSALIPRQQIVDLVEQGWGDPARAPIPEPASGMGTAMDYEDLESQDWAYNVEPDPEEAEALLEEAGLERPVEVTVETNSDDEERIDKMELVVDQLNESGLFDAELETPAALGDWTAELYEDGARHDSAERNAAAVIGLAGTPDPHGFHQVLHHPRMHNGCCNFFFPEGALPEEFIEQMESCRFGVDVAEDPDTRRQAYDEFWPEVADLSANVIVDYSLNTGTVSNDVVGFNVHPQTQAILRYALYNPADQQITYLDR, from the coding sequence ATGGCAAGCAATAACATATCAAATCTCAACCGACGACGAATTCTTCAAGGAATCGCCGCTACCGGTGCAGTTGGCCTCGCAGGCTGCCTCAATGGTGAAAACGGTGAAGCAGACGTCGACGTCGACGACGCACTCGAGCGAAACGAAGTCGATATCGACGCTATTCAGGAAGGAGGCCGACTCGAGTTCGCCCTCCCGCGAGACAGCATCGACGACTACGACTGGGCCGACAGTTCCGCCGCAGAGGACTCGGTCGTCTTCGACACCGTGTACGACGGGTTGACGACGGCCGACAGTACCGGCGAAACCCATCTGTGGATGGCAGAAGAGTACGAGCCCGCCGAAGCCAACGACGTCAGCGTCGAGGATTACGCGGAGTACATGGTCGAGATGGAACCCGAAAGCGTCGAAGACGGAGTTCCATCGTTCGACCTCGACGAAAACAACCTCGTCATAATGCAGCATCCGGACGACGAACCGGAAGAAGGCGAGCCGATGCGCGTGCTGACCCGCGACGAGGCTGCCGACGCCGTCGAAGACGGTACGTTCGGGATCAGACTCGAGGGCCGACTGCACGAAGGCATCGAGTTCCACAACGGCGAGGAGGTGACCGCAGAGAACGTCGTCCGCTCGTACGATCGTTTCGTCGGCTCCGTCAACGAGGGCCAGTGGTTCGACAGTTTCCTCCACGCTACGGCACCCGACGGCGACGACGGCTACACGTTCGAACTCTACGCTCAGGAGGCCGACGCCGCCGCGTATCTCGAACTCCCACCGTACATCTTCCCGTCGGAGCACTTCGACGTGCCAGCTGGCGATCTGGATCCACGAGACGACGGGGACATGGTCCCGGTCGGGACCGGCCCGTACGAGATTGCGGAGTTCGAGGAAGGCTCGCGTCTCCTCCTCGAGCGCACCGACAACTACTGGGTCGAAGAGGTCGGCCTCGAGAACATTCCGTGGTACGACGGACCGGAAGACTTCCCGGAGCGACCCGCGATCGAAGAGATCAACATCCGGTTCGTCGACGACAGCGCCGGCCGGAGTAACGCTCTCGAGGACGGCGACGTCGACATCGCCTACGAGCTTCCCTCCGAAGCCCGGAACAACTTCCACTCGTCCGAGAGCTTTGCCGTCTCCGCGAATCCGGCGTTCGGGTTCAAGTTCATGCAGTTCCCAGTCGAGGACACCGACGAGGGTGGTGCCTTTGCCCAGCGGGAGGTCCGCCAGGCAGTGAGTGCGCTCATTCCACGCCAGCAGATCGTCGACCTCGTCGAGCAAGGCTGGGGTGACCCGGCTCGTGCCCCGATTCCGGAACCAGCAAGCGGCATGGGTACCGCTATGGACTACGAGGACCTGGAGTCCCAGGACTGGGCGTACAACGTCGAGCCCGATCCGGAGGAAGCCGAAGCACTCCTCGAGGAAGCAGGCCTCGAGCGGCCGGTCGAAGTCACGGTCGAGACGAACTCCGACGACGAAGAACGCATCGACAAGATGGAACTCGTCGTCGACCAGCTCAACGAAAGCGGGCTGTTCGATGCCGAACTCGAGACGCCGGCTGCTCTCGGAGACTGGACGGCAGAACTGTACGAGGACGGTGCACGGCACGACAGTGCCGAACGAAACGCAGCTGCCGTCATCGGCCTCGCAGGAACGCCCGACCCGCACGGGTTCCACCAGGTGCTTCACCATCCGCGGATGCACAACGGCTGCTGTAACTTCTTCTTCCCGGAAGGGGCGCTTCCGGAGGAGTTCATCGAGCAGATGGAGAGTTGCCGATTCGGCGTCGACGTGGCAGAGGATCCAGACACCCGTCGCCAGGCCTACGACGAGTTCTGGCCGGAGGTCGCGGATCTAAGTGCGAACGTGATCGTCGACTACTCGCTGAACACGGGGACCGTAAGCAACGACGTCGTCGGATTCAACGTCCACCCACAGACGCAGGCGATTCTGCGGTACGCGCTCTACAACCCGGCCGACCAGCAGATCACGTACCTAGATCGGTAA
- a CDS encoding ABC transporter permease has translation MSLQKFILRRILASVPVLIGVSIITFGLMQLAPGDVVDHMIAANPNVQPGEAARLRQEYGLHEPIWAQYLDWMQGVLTGDFGEVYSSSRDASAIVRARLPETLLLAAFGWVFAILIAIPGGIYAAINKDQLGDDVSRVFALSGISIPNFWLGLMLMALFAVYLDWFPTLDPQTGLLSREMLWWLILPGITIGTAASANLMRIMRTSMAEEINKEYVTAARAKGLPKRTVYLKHVLRNSLISVTTVAAFLTASLVSGSVVVEVVFGWPGLGRELIQAIQLREINLILIITLLTGVVIVLANLLADIVYGLLDPRIRDEY, from the coding sequence ATGAGTTTGCAAAAATTCATTCTGAGACGAATACTAGCGTCCGTACCGGTACTGATCGGTGTTTCGATAATAACGTTCGGGCTTATGCAACTCGCGCCCGGAGACGTGGTAGACCACATGATCGCGGCAAATCCAAACGTGCAGCCAGGGGAAGCCGCTCGACTCCGCCAGGAGTACGGCCTCCACGAACCGATCTGGGCCCAGTATCTCGACTGGATGCAAGGCGTCCTGACCGGTGACTTCGGGGAAGTGTACTCTTCCAGTCGCGACGCCAGTGCGATCGTTCGAGCACGCTTACCCGAAACGCTTCTCCTGGCGGCATTTGGCTGGGTGTTCGCAATTCTGATCGCCATTCCGGGTGGGATCTACGCCGCTATCAACAAAGACCAGCTCGGCGACGATGTCAGCCGCGTCTTCGCGCTTTCCGGCATCTCGATTCCGAACTTCTGGCTCGGTCTGATGCTGATGGCTCTGTTCGCCGTCTACCTCGACTGGTTCCCGACGCTCGACCCCCAGACCGGATTGCTCTCCAGAGAGATGCTCTGGTGGTTAATCCTTCCTGGTATAACGATCGGGACGGCAGCGTCGGCGAACCTGATGCGTATCATGCGGACGTCGATGGCCGAAGAAATCAACAAAGAGTACGTGACGGCCGCACGGGCGAAAGGACTTCCCAAACGGACCGTCTACCTCAAGCACGTACTGCGAAACTCGCTCATCTCGGTCACGACGGTCGCCGCGTTCCTGACTGCGAGTCTCGTCTCCGGCTCCGTCGTCGTCGAGGTGGTGTTCGGCTGGCCAGGCCTCGGCAGAGAGCTGATACAGGCGATCCAACTCAGGGAGATCAATCTCATCCTGATCATTACGCTGCTGACGGGAGTCGTCATCGTGCTCGCGAACCTGCTGGCCGACATCGTGTACGGACTACTCGACCCACGAATCAGAGACGAATATTAA
- a CDS encoding ABC transporter permease, producing MSTERGRIRITGFETDHLEEREPDTAREEEYVEPQSMWRRIANRLVRDRLALIGITVVVVMAVTAFLARPITVSGVTVQPFSLAPYDPTATAVGGRHEAPSLSHYMGTDRLGRDLFSRVMVGGRYSISIGLVVTALASTFGVIYGSVSGYFGGWVDSVLMRFLDLVFAFPALVLALILVALFGGGFWPLVGAFVLVGWASYARIIRGEILKVKQNEYVLAAKALGARDQSVLFRHIIPNAIAPVIVQATLSVGTVVIGVAALGFLGIGFDPGTPEWGTILDGERDTLATGDGGSWYWWATVFPGLMIFLFVMSMNMIGDVINDALDTQVDDIGGGG from the coding sequence ATGTCAACAGAACGAGGACGAATACGGATTACGGGATTCGAGACCGACCATCTCGAGGAGCGGGAGCCGGATACAGCCCGGGAAGAGGAGTACGTCGAACCACAGAGCATGTGGCGTCGAATTGCGAACCGTCTGGTCCGGGACAGACTGGCGCTGATCGGGATCACGGTCGTCGTCGTGATGGCGGTCACTGCGTTTCTCGCACGCCCCATCACAGTCTCGGGGGTGACGGTGCAACCGTTTTCGCTAGCGCCGTACGATCCAACCGCGACGGCAGTGGGCGGCCGTCACGAGGCCCCCTCGCTCTCACACTACATGGGGACCGACCGACTGGGTCGGGACCTGTTCTCCAGAGTGATGGTCGGTGGGAGGTACAGTATCTCGATCGGGCTCGTCGTTACCGCACTCGCGTCGACGTTTGGCGTGATCTACGGGAGCGTTTCGGGTTACTTCGGCGGCTGGGTCGACAGCGTTCTCATGCGCTTTCTCGACCTCGTCTTCGCGTTCCCTGCACTCGTGTTGGCGCTGATCCTCGTCGCCCTGTTCGGCGGCGGTTTCTGGCCGCTGGTCGGTGCCTTCGTCTTGGTCGGCTGGGCGTCGTACGCACGCATCATTCGCGGTGAGATTCTGAAGGTGAAACAAAACGAGTACGTCCTGGCCGCGAAGGCACTCGGTGCACGGGATCAGTCGGTACTGTTCCGACACATCATTCCCAACGCCATCGCACCGGTGATCGTCCAGGCGACGCTCAGCGTCGGGACTGTCGTTATCGGCGTCGCCGCACTCGGGTTCCTCGGGATCGGGTTCGATCCCGGCACGCCGGAGTGGGGGACGATTCTCGACGGTGAACGGGATACGCTGGCGACCGGTGACGGCGGCAGCTGGTACTGGTGGGCGACCGTCTTCCCAGGACTGATGATCTTCCTGTTCGTCATGTCGATGAACATGATTGGTGACGTCATCAACGACGCACTTGACACCCAGGTCGACGACATCGGAGGTGGTGGCTAA
- a CDS encoding ABC transporter ATP-binding protein: MALLEVENLTVKFYTSEGVVTAVDGLSYTIDRGEKFGVVGESGAGKSVTALSLLRLIESPGEIESGSIRFADPDTVTRLEESYPGHVVDVEDLRDEYNREKLVSRFEEADIPATELTDNPRHDDVEDVLAAGKLDVRDLIDRGHATDLGLIDEEAFIVYDGDEQYIDLLRAPEEAVRTLRGNNVSMIFQDAQTALNPVYTVGEQIAEAIRHHLDYDDEEAKQRAIELLDRVGIPDAESRYTDYPHEFSGGMQQRAVIAMALSCDPDVIIADEPTTALDVTTEAKILDLLEELTDEFDTAVQLITHDLGVVAELCDRVMVMYAGQPVEKAPVEELYYDPKHPYTVGLMSSIPRIGDDRERLQTIPGAMPDLIETPSGCSFHPRCPYAEEACKQKEPRMVEFDSESVDRSAKCLEYTDDLDEGVGYTVTVEDERRMNEPVSGDQHE; encoded by the coding sequence ATGGCACTACTCGAGGTCGAAAACCTGACAGTCAAGTTCTACACGTCGGAAGGCGTCGTGACGGCAGTCGACGGGCTCTCTTACACGATCGACCGCGGAGAGAAGTTCGGGGTCGTCGGCGAGAGCGGTGCCGGAAAGAGCGTAACGGCGCTCTCGTTGTTGCGTCTGATCGAGAGCCCCGGTGAGATCGAAAGTGGCTCGATCCGCTTTGCCGATCCCGACACCGTAACTCGACTCGAGGAGTCGTATCCCGGCCACGTCGTCGACGTCGAAGACCTTCGTGACGAGTACAATCGCGAAAAACTGGTCTCGCGGTTCGAAGAGGCCGACATACCAGCGACCGAACTAACCGATAACCCGCGTCACGACGACGTCGAAGACGTGCTCGCTGCAGGCAAACTGGATGTCCGCGACCTGATCGATCGGGGTCACGCGACCGACCTTGGATTGATCGACGAAGAAGCGTTCATCGTGTACGACGGTGACGAGCAGTACATCGACCTGCTCCGTGCACCGGAGGAGGCAGTCCGAACCCTCCGTGGCAACAACGTCTCGATGATCTTCCAGGACGCCCAGACTGCGCTCAACCCCGTCTACACTGTCGGTGAACAGATCGCGGAGGCGATCAGACACCACCTCGATTACGACGACGAGGAGGCAAAACAGCGAGCGATCGAACTGCTTGACAGGGTCGGTATCCCGGACGCAGAGAGCCGATACACCGACTATCCACACGAGTTCTCCGGTGGGATGCAACAGCGAGCCGTGATTGCGATGGCGCTTTCGTGTGATCCCGACGTCATCATCGCGGACGAACCGACGACGGCGCTTGACGTGACGACCGAAGCGAAGATCCTCGACCTTCTCGAGGAGCTTACCGACGAGTTCGACACGGCAGTCCAACTCATCACGCACGACCTCGGTGTCGTCGCCGAGCTCTGTGATCGGGTGATGGTGATGTACGCAGGCCAGCCCGTCGAGAAGGCACCGGTCGAAGAGTTGTACTACGACCCGAAACATCCCTACACGGTCGGTCTGATGAGCTCGATCCCACGCATCGGTGACGACCGCGAGCGGCTACAGACGATTCCTGGAGCGATGCCGGATCTGATCGAGACGCCGTCTGGCTGCAGTTTCCATCCCCGGTGTCCGTACGCCGAGGAGGCGTGCAAACAGAAAGAGCCGCGAATGGTCGAGTTCGACTCGGAATCGGTCGATCGATCGGCGAAGTGTCTCGAGTACACTGACGATCTCGACGAGGGTGTCGGATACACCGTCACCGTCGAAGACGAACGTCGCATGAACGAACCCGTATCCGGTGACCAACATGAGTAG